One part of the Corallococcus caeni genome encodes these proteins:
- the ruvC gene encoding crossover junction endodeoxyribonuclease RuvC: MRVLGVDPGSRFMGFGVVEEKKGRLVHLGHGVIKVVESAPLAERLKDLHAALSAALQRYQPEAVAVEGLFTFRNARSALVLGHARGVALLAAAQAGLTVHEYAPASVKKSVGASGAGNKDAVARMVRTLLGVDEATLERADASDALAVALCHLNQFRVGMPRASAPGNGKRKGAASVLADRLSSAYQRPEARR, encoded by the coding sequence GTGCGCGTGCTCGGCGTGGACCCTGGCAGCCGCTTCATGGGCTTCGGGGTGGTGGAGGAGAAGAAGGGCCGCCTGGTGCACCTGGGCCATGGCGTCATCAAGGTGGTGGAGTCCGCGCCCCTCGCCGAGCGCCTGAAGGATCTGCACGCCGCCTTGAGCGCCGCGCTCCAGCGCTACCAGCCGGAGGCCGTGGCCGTGGAAGGCCTCTTCACCTTCCGCAACGCCCGCAGCGCCCTGGTGCTGGGCCACGCGCGCGGCGTGGCGCTGCTGGCCGCGGCGCAGGCGGGCCTGACCGTGCACGAGTACGCCCCCGCGAGCGTGAAGAAGTCCGTGGGCGCCAGCGGCGCGGGCAACAAGGACGCGGTGGCGCGCATGGTGCGCACGCTGCTCGGCGTGGACGAAGCGACGCTGGAGCGCGCGGATGCCAGCGACGCGCTCGCCGTCGCGCTGTGCCACTTGAACCAGTTCCGCGTGGGCATGCCCCGCGCCAGCGCGCCCGGCAACGGCAAGCGCAAGGGGGCCGCGTCGGTGCTCGCGGACCGCCTGTCGTCCGCCTACCAGCGCCCGGAGGCCCGTCGATGA
- the ruvA gene encoding Holliday junction branch migration protein RuvA codes for MIARLRGNVLEKGPEDAVIDVNGVGYRVNLSMVSLGKLPADGQPVDLRIRTVVREDAFELFGFLSPQEEELFQLLNTVSRVGPRMALGVMSGMEVGELIAALSRGETARLAKIHGVGKKTAERLVLELKEKVRNLHSEGIARGTTPRAPVTSGNKADLVSALLNLGYKQPQAEKAADVVIERLGPDATFQALFREALKSLRSSP; via the coding sequence ATGATCGCCCGGCTGCGTGGAAACGTGTTGGAGAAGGGCCCCGAGGACGCCGTCATCGACGTGAACGGCGTGGGCTACCGCGTGAACCTCTCCATGGTCTCCCTGGGCAAGCTGCCCGCGGACGGCCAGCCGGTGGACCTGCGCATCCGCACCGTGGTGCGCGAGGACGCCTTCGAGCTCTTCGGCTTCCTCTCCCCCCAGGAGGAGGAGCTCTTCCAGCTGCTCAACACCGTGTCCCGCGTCGGCCCGCGCATGGCCCTGGGCGTGATGTCCGGCATGGAGGTGGGCGAGCTCATCGCGGCGCTGTCGCGCGGGGAGACGGCCCGGCTCGCGAAGATCCACGGCGTGGGCAAGAAGACCGCGGAGCGGCTCGTGCTGGAGCTCAAGGAGAAGGTGCGCAACCTGCACTCGGAGGGCATCGCGCGCGGCACCACGCCCCGCGCGCCCGTCACCTCCGGCAACAAGGCCGACCTCGTCTCCGCGCTGCTCAACCTGGGCTACAAGCAGCCCCAGGCGGAGAAGGCCGCGGACGTCGTCATCGAGCGGCTGGGCCCGGACGCCACCTTCCAGGCCCTCTTCCGCGAAGCCCTCAAGTCCCTGCGCTCCAGCCCCTGA
- a CDS encoding ELWxxDGT repeat protein produces the protein MAAWRGVPVLVLLLSGVIGVGCGAADGEAGAAWGEAAAAMEEGVDAAASGGAQPCGPSARPVGDLRPGAEGSAPEKLVEVDGRVFYGADDGVAGNELWVTDGSSTDSRRVKDLRPGAYGSTPRFLTRMGGRLFFVADDGVNGPELWSTDGTEAGTVLVADLRPGAQGSAPDGLTVVGARLYFTADDGVHGRELWSTDGTAKGTQLTQEFAPGPNSLFLDDLTEWNGRLALVAYGDDSVTLWVHEARTGASRVLFRGPAWTVLFALTPAGSDRLFFLVDPGLGEADLWVTRGQPLTTFPLVHVPGDYPSELTPLGTSVYFMAGAEGFFGEPGDLLHGGELWKSDGTRKGTRLVKDVRPGPLGSQPSGLTVMGGRLYFAAEDGVHGRELWSTDGTAQGTVLVQDLEPGPVGSTPMAFAQADGWLFFSATTAGRGREAWYSNGAPGHVDPMRDIAPAGLSANPRGFVRAGSHVFFLATDPIQGEEPWALPFLPAARCGRP, from the coding sequence ATGGCGGCGTGGCGTGGTGTTCCGGTCCTCGTGCTGCTGCTCTCCGGCGTCATCGGGGTGGGCTGTGGCGCGGCGGACGGCGAGGCTGGGGCGGCGTGGGGCGAGGCGGCGGCGGCGATGGAGGAGGGGGTGGACGCGGCGGCTTCCGGAGGGGCGCAGCCGTGTGGCCCGTCGGCGCGGCCCGTGGGGGACCTGCGCCCCGGCGCGGAGGGCTCGGCGCCGGAGAAGCTGGTGGAGGTGGACGGGCGCGTCTTCTACGGCGCGGATGACGGCGTGGCTGGCAACGAGCTGTGGGTGACGGACGGGAGCAGCACGGACTCGCGCCGGGTGAAGGACCTGCGGCCCGGGGCGTATGGCAGCACGCCGCGCTTCCTCACGCGGATGGGCGGGCGGCTGTTCTTCGTCGCGGACGACGGGGTGAACGGGCCGGAGCTGTGGAGCACGGACGGCACGGAAGCGGGCACGGTGCTGGTGGCGGACCTGCGGCCCGGGGCGCAGGGCAGCGCGCCGGACGGGCTGACGGTGGTGGGCGCGCGGCTGTACTTCACCGCGGATGACGGCGTGCACGGCCGCGAGCTGTGGAGCACCGACGGCACGGCGAAGGGCACGCAGCTCACGCAGGAGTTCGCGCCCGGGCCGAACTCGCTGTTCCTGGACGACCTGACGGAGTGGAACGGGAGGCTGGCGCTGGTGGCGTACGGCGACGACTCGGTGACGCTGTGGGTGCATGAAGCGCGCACCGGCGCCTCGCGGGTGCTCTTCCGGGGCCCGGCCTGGACGGTGCTCTTCGCGCTGACGCCCGCGGGGAGCGATCGCCTCTTCTTCCTCGTGGACCCGGGCCTGGGCGAGGCGGACCTCTGGGTGACGCGGGGCCAGCCCCTCACCACGTTCCCGCTGGTGCACGTCCCGGGGGACTACCCGTCGGAGCTCACGCCGCTGGGCACCAGCGTGTACTTCATGGCCGGCGCGGAGGGCTTCTTCGGCGAGCCCGGCGACCTGCTCCACGGCGGCGAGCTGTGGAAGAGCGACGGCACGCGCAAGGGCACCCGCCTGGTGAAGGACGTGCGGCCGGGGCCCCTGGGCTCGCAGCCCTCCGGCCTGACGGTGATGGGCGGGCGGCTGTACTTCGCGGCGGAGGACGGCGTGCACGGCCGCGAGCTGTGGAGCACGGACGGCACGGCGCAGGGCACGGTGCTCGTGCAGGACCTGGAGCCGGGCCCCGTGGGCAGCACCCCCATGGCCTTCGCGCAGGCGGACGGGTGGCTCTTCTTCTCCGCGACGACGGCCGGCCGGGGCCGCGAGGCCTGGTACTCCAACGGCGCCCCGGGCCACGTGGACCCGATGCGCGACATCGCGCCCGCGGGGCTCAGCGCGAATCCGCGCGGGTTCGTGCGCGCGGGCAGCCACGTCTTCTTCCTGGCCACGGATCCGATCCAGGGCGAGGAGCCCTGGGCGCTGCCGTTCCTCCCCGCGGCCCGCTGCGGCCGTCCGTAG
- the ruvB gene encoding Holliday junction branch migration DNA helicase RuvB — MAMARKSDDTLSGDVQPEDIRLEASLRPRTFDEYVGQGAVVEKLKVYVAAAKSRGDALDHCLFSGPPGLGKTSLAHLIANELGVGIHVTSGPALERKGDLAGLLTNLNERDILFIDEIHRLNAAVEEYLYPAMEDFRLDITIDTGPAARAMKIDLPPFTLVGATTRTGLLTSPLRDRFQIQERLEYYEPKFLEQILDRSARILGVPMDRAASREISTRSRGTPRIANRLLRRLRDFAQVEGNGRITYDLAHDSLSRLGVDASGLDAMDRKILLTILEKFGGGPVGVETIAASVGEQRDTLEDVYEPFLMQEGFLMRTPRGRTATLRTYQYFKKTPPPTPQGTLF; from the coding sequence ATGGCGATGGCGAGGAAGTCCGACGACACCCTCTCGGGAGATGTTCAGCCGGAAGACATCCGGCTGGAGGCCTCCCTGCGCCCGCGCACCTTCGACGAGTACGTGGGGCAGGGGGCGGTCGTCGAGAAGCTCAAGGTGTACGTGGCCGCGGCCAAGAGCCGGGGTGACGCGCTGGACCACTGTCTGTTCTCCGGTCCCCCCGGCCTGGGCAAGACGTCGCTCGCGCACCTCATCGCGAACGAGCTGGGCGTGGGCATCCACGTCACCAGCGGCCCCGCGCTGGAGCGCAAGGGCGACCTGGCGGGCCTGCTCACCAACCTCAACGAGCGGGACATCCTCTTCATCGACGAAATCCACCGCCTCAACGCCGCCGTGGAGGAATACCTCTACCCGGCGATGGAGGACTTCCGGCTGGACATCACCATCGACACCGGGCCCGCCGCCCGCGCGATGAAGATCGATCTGCCGCCCTTCACCCTGGTGGGCGCCACCACGCGCACGGGCCTGCTCACGTCCCCCCTGCGCGACCGCTTCCAGATTCAGGAGCGCCTGGAGTACTACGAGCCGAAGTTCCTGGAGCAGATCCTCGACCGCTCCGCGCGCATCCTCGGCGTGCCCATGGACCGCGCCGCCAGCCGTGAAATCTCCACCCGCTCGCGCGGCACGCCCCGCATCGCGAACCGCCTGCTGCGCCGGCTGCGCGACTTCGCCCAGGTGGAGGGCAACGGCCGCATCACCTACGACCTGGCGCACGACTCGCTGAGCCGCCTGGGCGTGGACGCCAGCGGCCTGGACGCGATGGACCGGAAGATCCTGCTGACCATCCTGGAGAAGTTCGGCGGCGGCCCGGTGGGCGTGGAGACCATCGCCGCGAGCGTGGGCGAGCAGCGCGACACCCTCGAGGACGTCTACGAACCCTTCCTCATGCAGGAGGGCTTCCTCATGCGCACGCCCCGCGGCCGCACCGCCACGCTGCGCACCTACCAGTACTTCAAGAAGACGCCGCCCCCCACCCCACAGGGGACCCTCTTCTAG
- the lpxC gene encoding UDP-3-O-acyl-N-acetylglucosamine deacetylase, protein MLQFTDFQRTLSQPAICRGVGLHSGLPVTLTLKPAPAGHGIVFVRTDLARPVSIPALAEYVVDTSLATSLGRDGVKVGTVEHLMSALAALGIDNVRAELDGPEVPIMDGSAAPFTHAIMEAGSHELDAPREYLVIKKSVVVQDGDKQASLTPARRFRISCTIDFEHPVIQGQSFDVDVNDRGFSREISRARTFGFLRDVEKLKTLGLARGGSLENAVVVDEAAILNPDGLRFPDEFVRHKILDAIGDVSLFGRPVIGHMTAFKTGHALNHKLVRKVLADPSSFDIVTARRRDVEGRESGRGSLAGALELEPLVA, encoded by the coding sequence ATGCTCCAGTTCACCGACTTCCAGCGCACCCTCTCCCAGCCGGCCATCTGCCGCGGCGTGGGGCTCCACTCCGGGTTGCCCGTGACGCTGACCCTGAAGCCCGCGCCCGCGGGGCATGGCATCGTCTTCGTCCGCACGGACCTGGCGCGCCCGGTGAGCATCCCCGCGCTGGCGGAGTACGTGGTGGACACGTCGCTGGCCACTTCCCTGGGCCGCGACGGCGTGAAGGTGGGCACGGTGGAGCACCTGATGTCCGCGCTCGCCGCGCTGGGCATCGACAACGTGCGCGCGGAGCTGGACGGGCCGGAAGTGCCCATCATGGACGGCAGCGCGGCGCCCTTCACCCACGCCATCATGGAGGCCGGGTCGCACGAGCTGGACGCGCCTCGCGAGTACCTGGTCATCAAGAAGAGCGTGGTGGTGCAGGACGGCGACAAGCAGGCCTCGCTCACCCCCGCGCGGCGCTTCCGCATCAGCTGCACCATCGACTTCGAGCACCCCGTCATCCAGGGCCAGTCCTTCGACGTGGACGTGAACGACCGGGGCTTCTCGCGCGAAATCTCCCGCGCCCGCACGTTCGGCTTCCTGCGCGACGTGGAGAAGCTGAAGACGCTGGGCCTGGCGCGCGGCGGCTCGCTGGAGAACGCCGTCGTCGTGGACGAGGCCGCCATCCTCAACCCGGACGGGCTGCGCTTCCCGGACGAGTTCGTGCGCCACAAGATTTTGGACGCCATCGGCGACGTGTCGCTGTTCGGCCGGCCCGTGATTGGCCACATGACGGCGTTCAAGACGGGGCACGCGCTCAACCACAAGCTGGTGCGCAAGGTGCTGGCGGACCCCTCCAGCTTCGACATCGTCACCGCGCGCCGCCGGGACGTGGAGGGCCGTGAGTCGGGCCGTGGAAGCCTCGCGGGCGCGTTGGAGCTGGAGCCCCTGGTCGCCTGA
- a CDS encoding thioredoxin domain-containing protein has translation MSMRSTRIALAALLAASLTAGCNKEKAPANAQAPAAQAQAANAAEPSPDTVVATFGNNEKVTFGELNERIKEPLANLDKQKFQLRKRGLEGLVTERLVKAEATKRGITEDQLLKAEIDDKIPAPPEEKIKEVFEGAKGQLPPGATYEQMKPQIVDFLSGQQKQEQAQKFFDSLRQGANVKYELPEPPRPPAERKQVAATGPSKGPEGAPVTIVEFSDFQCPFCSRAIGTVDQVTKTYGDKVRLVFRQFPLDFHKQAQKAAEASLCANDQGKFWEMHDKLFASQQALGVDDLKKYAGELKLDTAKFNACLDSGEKAATVKADQADGSKVGVSGTPAFFINGIMLSGAQPFDEFKSVIDAELKGAK, from the coding sequence ATGTCCATGCGCTCTACTCGCATCGCCCTGGCCGCCCTCCTCGCGGCATCCCTCACCGCCGGCTGCAACAAGGAGAAGGCGCCGGCCAATGCCCAGGCGCCCGCCGCGCAGGCCCAGGCCGCCAATGCCGCGGAGCCGTCGCCGGATACCGTGGTGGCCACCTTCGGCAACAACGAGAAGGTCACCTTCGGTGAGCTCAACGAGCGCATCAAGGAGCCGCTGGCGAACCTGGACAAGCAGAAGTTCCAGCTGCGCAAGCGCGGCCTGGAAGGGCTCGTCACCGAGCGCTTGGTGAAGGCCGAGGCGACGAAGCGCGGCATCACCGAGGACCAGCTGCTCAAGGCGGAGATCGACGACAAGATCCCCGCGCCTCCGGAAGAGAAGATCAAGGAAGTGTTCGAGGGCGCCAAGGGCCAGCTGCCCCCGGGCGCGACCTACGAGCAGATGAAGCCGCAGATCGTGGACTTCCTGTCCGGCCAGCAGAAGCAGGAGCAGGCCCAGAAGTTCTTCGACTCGCTCCGTCAGGGCGCCAACGTGAAGTACGAGCTGCCCGAGCCCCCGCGCCCGCCCGCGGAGCGCAAGCAGGTGGCCGCCACCGGCCCGTCCAAGGGTCCTGAGGGCGCGCCCGTCACCATCGTGGAGTTCAGCGACTTCCAGTGCCCGTTCTGCAGCCGCGCCATCGGCACGGTGGACCAGGTGACGAAGACCTACGGCGACAAGGTGCGCCTGGTGTTCCGTCAGTTCCCCCTGGACTTCCACAAGCAGGCGCAGAAGGCCGCCGAGGCCTCGCTGTGCGCCAACGACCAGGGCAAGTTCTGGGAGATGCACGACAAGCTCTTCGCCAGCCAGCAGGCGCTGGGCGTGGATGACCTGAAGAAGTACGCGGGCGAGCTGAAGCTGGACACCGCCAAGTTCAACGCCTGCCTCGACTCCGGCGAGAAGGCCGCGACGGTGAAGGCGGACCAGGCGGACGGCTCCAAGGTGGGCGTCAGCGGCACGCCGGCGTTCTTCATCAACGGCATCATGCTGTCGGGCGCGCAGCCCTTCGACGAGTTCAAGAGCGTCATCGACGCGGAGCTCAAGGGCGCGAAGTAG
- a CDS encoding DUF4388 domain-containing protein — protein MASKPRATPRVSGEAASLELERPLAAVVSPTRPLSAHFLAPEGLVLLPESQGASGFFAGSLGTLSVEEVFAQILSGIRTGQLVVQHASVRRTVAFRDGQVVFATSSERWERLGAVMVRLGLLTETKLTQALAQVTPARRIGQVLTSQGLVSEASLYSAMTFVVREVVLNLFEMVEGSFLFLEAKAPAVDAVKLPERTRDLVLTGIKRAEETGRLRRRFPDDMRVTPGPQGALPGEEALFAKLGEGTTLGALKAAYAGSQYAFYSGVEEAVRGGHLAVRAAEAPVAPGPAVEGMAWELLSAEERYNLLLSLVHRALREAGRDVDLLRGFVESPPPGLENAYQGVTLGPDGRVDVARLRANVSTSGGEAVGRAMALEALDAFVSYALFSARNVLPADVAERLANTYRTLQGGLT, from the coding sequence GTGGCGTCCAAACCCAGGGCCACGCCCCGCGTGAGCGGTGAGGCGGCTTCGCTCGAGCTGGAGCGGCCGCTCGCCGCCGTCGTCTCTCCCACCCGGCCCCTTTCGGCGCACTTCCTGGCGCCGGAGGGGCTGGTGCTCCTCCCGGAGTCCCAGGGCGCGTCCGGCTTCTTCGCCGGCAGCCTGGGGACGCTCTCGGTCGAGGAGGTCTTCGCCCAGATCCTCTCGGGCATCCGCACCGGCCAGCTCGTCGTGCAGCACGCCAGCGTGCGCCGCACGGTGGCCTTCCGCGACGGGCAGGTGGTGTTCGCCACCTCCAGCGAGCGCTGGGAGCGGCTGGGCGCGGTGATGGTGCGGCTGGGCCTGTTGACGGAAACGAAGCTCACCCAGGCGCTCGCGCAGGTGACGCCCGCGCGCCGGATTGGCCAGGTGCTCACGTCGCAGGGGCTCGTGTCCGAGGCCAGCCTCTACAGCGCCATGACGTTCGTGGTGCGCGAGGTGGTGCTCAACCTCTTCGAGATGGTGGAGGGCAGCTTCCTCTTCCTGGAGGCGAAGGCCCCGGCGGTGGACGCGGTGAAGCTGCCGGAGCGCACGCGCGACCTGGTGCTCACCGGAATCAAGCGCGCGGAGGAGACGGGCCGGCTGCGCCGCCGCTTCCCGGACGACATGCGCGTGACGCCCGGCCCCCAGGGCGCGCTGCCCGGCGAGGAGGCCCTGTTCGCCAAGCTGGGCGAGGGCACGACGCTGGGCGCGCTGAAGGCCGCCTACGCGGGCAGCCAGTACGCCTTCTACAGCGGCGTGGAGGAGGCGGTGCGCGGCGGCCACCTGGCCGTCCGGGCCGCGGAGGCGCCCGTGGCCCCGGGCCCCGCGGTGGAGGGCATGGCCTGGGAGCTCTTGTCCGCGGAGGAGCGCTACAACCTCCTGCTGTCGCTGGTGCACCGCGCGCTGCGCGAGGCGGGCCGCGACGTGGACCTCTTGCGCGGCTTCGTGGAGTCGCCGCCCCCGGGGCTGGAGAACGCCTACCAGGGCGTCACGCTGGGGCCGGACGGGCGCGTGGACGTGGCCCGGCTGCGCGCCAACGTGTCCACCAGCGGCGGCGAGGCGGTGGGGCGGGCCATGGCGCTGGAGGCGCTGGACGCGTTCGTGTCCTACGCGCTGTTCTCCGCGCGCAACGTGCTGCCGGCGGACGTGGCGGAGCGACTGGCCAACACCTACCGGACCCTCCAGGGCGGCCTGACGTAG
- a CDS encoding leucyl aminopeptidase — protein sequence MQFSLVSGEAAPVSGELLVIPLFEGELGDSAPAPLAAADSALEGKLRAAATQEGFKGKADQSFLMHTLGKLGSDRVLLLGLGNRARFQPEVLRLAAGRAAKTAQRLKSPAIGFRVPATDDAAMAVRAVVEGLELGVYRFDKYKSAAREDKGSPKLTRATLSLPQGTEKSRALDDALHLGLKLAEAVNWARDLVNEPPNVVTPIKLAQAAQQAAKEGGLTAEIGGRKEIERLNMGMFLGVTAGSVQEPRLIHLVYTPKNAKDAKRPPLALVGKAITFDSGGLSLKPTEGMVEMKTDMAGSAAVLAAMKVIGSVVKPPFPVHAFIGACENMPSGTAYKPGDILTARSGKTVEITNTDAEGRLVLGDMLTWACEHEPSAIIDLATLTGACMVALGNYIVGAFGDDDDTVNSVLTAARAAGEEMWRLPVSDLQKDALRSEVADMKNSGERWGGAINAALFLKEFVGNTPWVHLDIAGPSNSPKERGYLNKGGTGVGARTLVELVRRRATEVASQPEPVKAEAPAKAPKAAKAPKAAKGKPARA from the coding sequence ATGCAATTCAGTCTCGTCTCCGGTGAAGCCGCGCCGGTGAGCGGTGAGCTGCTCGTCATCCCCCTCTTCGAGGGCGAGCTGGGTGATTCCGCCCCCGCGCCGCTGGCCGCCGCGGACTCGGCCCTGGAGGGCAAGCTTCGCGCCGCCGCCACCCAGGAGGGCTTCAAGGGGAAGGCGGACCAGTCCTTCCTGATGCACACCCTGGGGAAGCTGGGCTCCGACCGCGTCCTCTTGCTGGGCCTGGGCAACCGCGCGCGCTTCCAGCCGGAGGTGCTGCGGCTGGCCGCGGGCCGCGCGGCGAAGACGGCGCAGCGGTTGAAGTCCCCCGCCATCGGCTTCCGCGTGCCCGCCACGGACGACGCGGCGATGGCCGTGCGCGCGGTGGTGGAGGGCCTGGAGCTGGGCGTCTACCGCTTCGACAAGTACAAGTCCGCCGCGCGCGAGGACAAGGGCAGCCCCAAGCTCACCCGCGCCACGCTGTCCCTGCCGCAGGGCACGGAGAAGTCGCGCGCGCTGGACGACGCGCTGCACCTGGGCCTGAAGCTGGCGGAGGCCGTCAACTGGGCGCGCGACCTGGTCAACGAGCCCCCCAACGTCGTGACGCCCATCAAGCTCGCGCAGGCCGCGCAGCAGGCCGCCAAGGAGGGCGGGCTCACCGCGGAGATTGGCGGGCGCAAGGAGATTGAGCGCCTGAACATGGGCATGTTCCTGGGCGTCACCGCCGGCAGCGTGCAGGAGCCCCGCCTCATCCACCTGGTCTACACGCCGAAGAACGCGAAGGACGCGAAGCGCCCCCCGCTGGCGCTGGTGGGCAAGGCCATCACGTTCGACTCGGGCGGCCTGTCGCTCAAGCCCACCGAGGGCATGGTGGAGATGAAGACGGACATGGCCGGCTCCGCCGCGGTGCTGGCCGCGATGAAGGTCATCGGCTCCGTGGTGAAGCCGCCCTTCCCCGTGCACGCCTTCATCGGCGCGTGCGAGAACATGCCCTCCGGCACCGCGTACAAGCCGGGTGACATCCTCACGGCGCGCTCCGGCAAGACGGTGGAGATCACCAACACGGACGCGGAAGGCCGCCTGGTGCTGGGCGACATGCTCACCTGGGCCTGCGAGCACGAGCCGTCCGCCATCATCGACCTGGCGACGCTCACGGGCGCGTGCATGGTGGCGCTGGGCAACTACATCGTGGGCGCCTTCGGCGACGACGACGACACGGTGAACAGCGTGCTCACCGCCGCGCGCGCCGCGGGCGAGGAGATGTGGCGCCTGCCGGTCAGCGACCTGCAGAAGGACGCGCTGCGCTCCGAGGTCGCGGACATGAAGAACTCCGGCGAGCGCTGGGGCGGCGCCATCAACGCGGCCCTCTTCCTCAAGGAGTTCGTGGGCAACACGCCCTGGGTGCACCTGGATATCGCCGGTCCGTCCAACAGCCCCAAGGAGCGCGGCTACCTCAACAAGGGCGGCACGGGCGTCGGCGCGCGCACGCTGGTGGAGCTGGTGCGCCGCCGGGCCACGGAGGTCGCCTCGCAGCCGGAGCCCGTGAAGGCGGAGGCTCCCGCGAAGGCGCCCAAGGCCGCCAAGGCCCCGAAGGCCGCCAAGGGCAAGCCGGCCCGCGCGTAG
- a CDS encoding sulfite exporter TauE/SafE family protein has product MTVFLLMAAGVLAGGLGALLGIGGGIVLVPALVLGFGIPLEQAVPASLMCVVANSCAAAASYVENKLSDLRLGLTLELATVLGAIVGGLVAAFVAEAMVAVVFGLFTLFVSLQMMLLRTPRQEPATAANYVPGNYPLGISGSFVAGGLSALLGVGGGPLKVPLMTYGMRVPFKVASATSNLMVGVTGAASVAAYAWRGQLNLGLVAPLVVGVLAGASVGSKLMLKTPTAVLKKLFAAVLFIVAGQMLWKGGEGLWPSVWK; this is encoded by the coding sequence ATGACGGTCTTCCTCCTCATGGCGGCGGGTGTGTTGGCGGGTGGTCTGGGGGCGCTCCTGGGCATCGGGGGCGGCATCGTCCTGGTGCCCGCGCTGGTGTTGGGATTCGGAATCCCGCTGGAGCAGGCCGTCCCCGCGAGCCTGATGTGCGTGGTGGCCAACTCCTGCGCCGCCGCCGCCAGCTACGTGGAGAACAAACTGAGTGACCTGCGGCTGGGGCTCACGCTGGAGCTCGCCACGGTGCTGGGCGCCATCGTCGGGGGGCTCGTCGCCGCCTTCGTCGCGGAGGCGATGGTGGCCGTGGTGTTCGGCCTCTTCACGCTCTTCGTGTCGCTCCAGATGATGCTCCTGCGCACCCCGCGCCAGGAGCCCGCGACGGCGGCCAACTACGTCCCCGGCAACTACCCGCTGGGCATCTCCGGCTCCTTCGTGGCGGGCGGCCTGTCCGCGCTGCTGGGCGTGGGCGGCGGCCCGCTGAAGGTGCCGCTGATGACCTACGGCATGCGCGTGCCCTTCAAGGTCGCCAGCGCCACCAGCAACCTGATGGTGGGCGTCACCGGCGCGGCGAGCGTCGCGGCCTACGCCTGGCGCGGCCAATTGAATCTGGGGCTCGTGGCGCCGTTGGTCGTAGGGGTGCTGGCCGGAGCCTCCGTGGGCAGCAAGCTGATGCTGAAGACGCCGACCGCGGTGCTCAAGAAGCTCTTCGCGGCCGTCCTGTTCATCGTGGCCGGACAGATGTTGTGGAAGGGAGGGGAGGGGTTGTGGCCGAGCGTATGGAAATGA
- a CDS encoding tetratricopeptide repeat protein: MHPSDNERAHITDAIQKQQNALAPLRITGSPSEVGQGLVALAELYGMLEDHAASREHYEEAYGFFKTAGNKPGQAQALFGLGVVKAHFEDHKGAIEHMATAALLFNEARDREGEALTRACIGESLRAMGEVDGAEEKYQEALILYRQTRNTERMARLLLDIGDLRMAKGEYEPARKRFLEAVPLLEQGEDPDALALGHLLLGEAEGLLGHHDNARPHLLRAVDVYGELHDHVYEARARWDLGLSCYYLQDYAAAREQFEAVLPMYEDLRQHDEVAKVKNVLAHFAARGV, translated from the coding sequence ATGCACCCGTCCGACAACGAACGCGCCCACATCACCGACGCCATCCAGAAGCAGCAGAACGCGCTCGCCCCGCTGCGCATCACCGGCTCACCCTCGGAGGTGGGCCAGGGGCTGGTCGCGCTGGCGGAGCTGTACGGGATGCTGGAGGACCACGCGGCGAGCCGCGAGCACTACGAGGAGGCCTACGGCTTCTTCAAGACCGCGGGCAACAAGCCCGGCCAGGCGCAGGCCCTCTTCGGCCTGGGCGTGGTGAAGGCCCACTTCGAGGACCACAAGGGCGCCATCGAGCACATGGCCACCGCCGCCCTGCTCTTCAACGAGGCGCGCGACCGCGAGGGCGAGGCGCTCACCCGCGCCTGCATCGGCGAGTCCCTGCGCGCCATGGGCGAGGTCGACGGCGCCGAGGAGAAGTACCAGGAGGCGCTCATCCTCTACCGCCAGACGCGCAACACGGAGCGCATGGCGCGGCTGCTGCTGGACATCGGCGACCTGCGCATGGCCAAGGGCGAGTACGAGCCCGCGCGCAAGCGCTTCCTGGAGGCCGTGCCGCTCCTGGAGCAGGGCGAGGACCCGGACGCGCTCGCGCTGGGGCACCTGCTCCTGGGCGAGGCGGAGGGCCTGCTGGGCCACCACGACAACGCGCGGCCGCACCTGCTGCGCGCGGTGGACGTGTACGGGGAGCTGCACGACCACGTCTACGAGGCCCGCGCGCGCTGGGACCTGGGGCTGTCCTGCTACTACCTCCAGGACTACGCCGCGGCCCGCGAGCAGTTCGAGGCGGTGCTGCCCATGTACGAGGACCTCCGGCAGCACGACGAGGTGGCGAAGGTGAAGAACGTGCTCGCGCACTTCGCCGCGCGCGGCGTGTAG